AGCCACGCGACCGAACCGAGCTGCGGCAGATCAACGCCGCCGCGCACGCCTGCCCCACCCGGTCGATCCGTCCCCGGGGCGGGCGGCTGGACGCGGCACTGGACCCCTTTCCGATGGCCCTGGACGACACCGTGTACCTGTGCGGACACAACTCCCCGCACAACGCGGGGGCCAACTCCTACCTGTTACGCCGCCCCGACGGCACCGCGATGATGATCGACACCCCGCGCTGGAGCACGTCGCTGGCCGCACGCCACGAAAAGCTGGGCCCGGTCACCGACGTCCTGCTCACCCACCGCGACCACACCGCGCACGGCCGCCGCTACGCCGACCGTTTCGGCGCCCGGCTGTGGATCCACGAGGGTGACCTCGACGCCGCCCCGGACGCCGACCGCGTACTGCGCGGCACCGACCCGGTGGAGATCGCCGAAGGGGTGATCGCCCACCCCTTGCCCGGCCACACGCAGGGCAGCGTGCTCTTCCTCGCGGACGAGCGGTACTGCTTCAGCGGCGACAGCTTCTACTGGTCGCGCACCACCGCGGACATCGAGGTGGCCGAGAGCGTCACCTGGTACTCCATCAGCGA
Above is a genomic segment from Streptomyces fodineus containing:
- a CDS encoding MBL fold metallo-hydrolase: MSDERFEDDWYVDERCTNCDVARQLAPDLIGEVDGRSVVLRQPRDRTELRQINAAAHACPTRSIRPRGGRLDAALDPFPMALDDTVYLCGHNSPHNAGANSYLLRRPDGTAMMIDTPRWSTSLAARHEKLGPVTDVLLTHRDHTAHGRRYADRFGARLWIHEGDLDAAPDADRVLRGTDPVEIAEGVIAHPLPGHTQGSVLFLADERYCFSGDSFYWSRTTADIEVAESVTWYSISELAASLARTAGRLRFEWLLPGHGDRRHLPADEMARRLRGLTTRVRELRPQAIDFTAVRW